In the genome of Desulfofalx alkaliphila DSM 12257, one region contains:
- a CDS encoding DUF485 domain-containing protein has translation MHNLTEVEKEKLLNKLMSAQLKLSLGLFSVFVVVLLGTPLLCYFYPDIVNYRVFGFPLNWLFLGLLFYPLTWAVAWIYVTKSIAMEEQLAREYREGGVAVDGGSMDSVGICNSTDGGYRYAGDVRSEKC, from the coding sequence TTGCATAACCTAACAGAAGTGGAAAAGGAAAAGCTGCTAAACAAATTAATGTCAGCTCAACTTAAATTGAGCTTAGGCCTGTTTTCGGTTTTTGTGGTGGTGCTGCTGGGAACGCCGCTGCTTTGTTACTTCTATCCGGATATTGTCAATTACCGTGTGTTTGGTTTTCCCCTTAATTGGCTTTTTCTCGGATTGTTGTTTTACCCCCTTACCTGGGCAGTTGCCTGGATTTATGTAACTAAGTCCATTGCCATGGAAGAGCAGTTGGCAAGAGAATATAGAGAAGGTGGTGTGGCAGTTGACGGAGGTAGCATGGATTCCGTTGGTATTTGTAACAGCACTGACGGTGGGTACCGTTATGCTGGGGATGTACGTTCAGAAAAGTGTTAA